GCAGCCGGCCGTGCGCCGGCGGCTGGTGGCGATGCTGGGGCGAAGACCCTATCTCGCCGCCTATTCGGTGCTCTCAACGCTGCTGCTTGCCTGGCTGATCGTTGCGGCATGGAAAGCCCCCTATGTGCCGCTGTGGGCGCCCGAGCCGTGGCAGGCGGGGCTTGCCGTCGTGCTTGTCCCCATCGGTCTTTTCCTGACGGTTGCCGGTGCGGTCTCCGCCAATCCGTTCTCCGTGACGCTCACCGCCGCGCCGTTCGATCCCGAACGACCGGGGATTATTGCCCTCACCCGCCATCCGGTGCTCTGGGGTCTCTTCTTCTGGGGGTTCGCCCACACCATCGCCAATGGCGACGCGGTCGGACTCATCCTCTTCGGCACCCTCACCGTCTTTGCCGGAACGGGGACCCTCATCGCCGACCGGCGGGCCAGGCGCCGCCTCGGCCTTGAGGAATGGGAAAGGCTCGCCCGCGGCACGTCCAACCTGCCCCTAGCCGCACTGGTTTCAGGCAAGGCGCGCTGGACAGCCGACCGGGCGCAGGCCCTCGGCCTTGCCGCTTCCCTTGCCGCCAGCCTCTACCTGCTCCTCGCCGGCGGTCACCTCGCCCTTTTCGGCGTCGACCCGCTTATCTGGTGGCGCTGACCCGGAAAACAAAAAGGCCGGCGCTTTTGCGGCGCCGACCTTTCCGTCATTTGCTTGAATCGGATGTCGGGTTCAGGAGCCCGGGCCGTCGTCGAAGGCGACCTCGTCGACCAGTTCGGAGGCGCGCTTGCGGTATTTGGCGACCTCGATCAGCGGCAGGTCGTCGGCCTTGAAGTCACCCCAGGACTTCACCAGGTCGGACGGCTCCACGTCCGGATTGACCGGGTATTCGTAGTTGACGCCGGCATAGATGTGCTGGGCCTCGTCGGAGGCGAGGAATTCCATCAGCTTGACGGCGTTCTCCCGGTTCGGGGAGAACTTCGCCATCACCATGCCGGACATGTTGACGTGGGTGCCGCGGCCTTCGGTGTTGGGGAACAGGATGTGCACCGAGGCGGCCCAGTCCTTCTGTTCCGGCTCCTTCTCGTTGGTCATCATCTGGCCCATGTAATAGGTGTTGCCGAGCGAGATGTCGCAGAGCCCGCCGAAGATGTTCTTGA
This DNA window, taken from Rhodobium gokarnense, encodes the following:
- a CDS encoding NnrU family protein — translated: MITFLAALFCFFLFHAVPAQPAVRRRLVAMLGRRPYLAAYSVLSTLLLAWLIVAAWKAPYVPLWAPEPWQAGLAVVLVPIGLFLTVAGAVSANPFSVTLTAAPFDPERPGIIALTRHPVLWGLFFWGFAHTIANGDAVGLILFGTLTVFAGTGTLIADRRARRRLGLEEWERLARGTSNLPLAALVSGKARWTADRAQALGLAASLAASLYLLLAGGHLALFGVDPLIWWR